A stretch of Henckelia pumila isolate YLH828 chromosome 4, ASM3356847v2, whole genome shotgun sequence DNA encodes these proteins:
- the LOC140862218 gene encoding uncharacterized protein — protein sequence MGPKTLVEGESPEDAGNWLRRMEVCFREFRCTEEQRMETLDFLVEGRARKWWDSTSAPFIAARGVATWDEFRTSFHKLYFPPALRQTKTSELLGLRQGSMSIEEYQLKFFELLPYCPQIFDSTEAKYNLLLQGLNPEIHDRVAVGDDMTYEGLVSRCHQVEDNIRRSGDVMRYGRKNQGPCKHCGGNHPANRCRKVSGACFRCGEIGHPKKDCPQAGGAGSGSGSGPQASVQQRPQGQ from the exons ATGGGTCCAAAGACTTTAGTCGAAGGAGAGTCACCGGAGGATGCGGGAAACTGGCTACGACGTATGGAAGTTTGTTTCCGGGAGTTtcgatgcactgaggagcagcggatggagactcttgatttcCTGGTCGAAGGGCGAGCTCGGAAGTGGTGGGATTCTACTTCTGCGCCTTTTATTGCAGCCCGAGGAGTTGCTACCTGGGATGAGTTCCGCACGTCTTTtcataagctgtattttcctcctgctctccgacAGACGAAGACAAGTGAGTTGCTGGGTTTGCGACAAGGATCGATGTCGATCGAGGAATACcagttgaagttctttgagttactGCCCTATTGCCCCCAGATTTTTGATAGCACAGaggcgaagtataatctgttacTGCAAGGTCTTAATCCAGAGATTCATGACCGAGTTGCTgtgggagatgacatgacttacgagggatTAGTGAGCCGATGTCACCAGGTAGAGGACAACATCCGCC gatCAGGGGATGTGATGCGTTACGGCAGAAAGAATCAAGGTCCTTGCAAGCATTGTGGTGGGAATCATCCTGCCAACAGGTGCCGGAAGGTTTCAGGGGCGTGCTTTCGATGTGGAGAAATTGGCCACCCAaagaaggattgtccacaggcCGGGGGAGCTGGTTCTGGCTCAGGTTCTGGTCCTCAGGCTTCagtgcagcagaggccacagggaCAGTGA